A window of the Nisaea acidiphila genome harbors these coding sequences:
- a CDS encoding bifunctional protein-serine/threonine kinase/phosphatase has product MPYDMNASPTLAVSIGSYSDSGRKKVNQDFHGALLPEGRNLALKGIVLAVADGIGSSTVSREAAETCIKSLLTDYYCTADSWTTRSAASRVIAATNSWLHSQNRRAHLESIDLGWVCTLSAVILKHRTAHIFHVGDSRISRLSGDSLEPLTRDHRHVVSESDSYLGRAMGAAPSVEIDYLPVDLAPGDVLLLTTDGIHDHLPQRAAAECIRDSASLDAAAEAIAAIALEHGSDDNLTVQIVRIESLPEATAEAPSTAEAQLPPPPLPNAGDVLDGYRILRALHASHRSHIFLASAPDGRQVVLKIPSLDQREDAAYLRRFAMEEWVARRITSPHVLAAVPSPEERTALYTVTEFVSGRTLRQWMRDHPAPNLDKVRDIVRQIAMGLRAFHRQEMLHQDLRPENIMIDDEGTVKIIDLGSTYIAGVDEAAPEPQEILGTLQYTAPEYFTGEPVNWSADLFSLGIIAYEMLTGRLAYGTTVSRIRSRRDLGRLTYRSACGEDNVVPDWMDEALRRAISPHPSRRQAALSEFVGELSAPGPGWRARTQRPFAERDPVRFWKIVSLVLALLVVVLLVRLADGF; this is encoded by the coding sequence ATGCCCTATGACATGAACGCGTCCCCGACCCTTGCAGTCAGTATCGGGAGCTACTCCGACTCCGGCCGGAAGAAGGTCAATCAGGACTTCCACGGCGCACTTCTGCCCGAAGGCCGGAACCTGGCGTTAAAGGGCATCGTGCTCGCGGTCGCCGACGGTATCGGCTCCAGCACCGTCAGCCGTGAGGCGGCGGAAACCTGCATCAAGTCGTTGCTGACGGACTACTACTGCACGGCCGACAGCTGGACGACACGCTCCGCCGCCAGCCGCGTCATCGCAGCGACCAATTCCTGGCTTCATTCACAGAACAGGCGGGCTCATCTTGAGAGCATCGATCTCGGCTGGGTCTGCACGCTCTCCGCTGTCATCCTCAAACACCGGACGGCCCATATCTTTCATGTCGGCGACAGCAGGATCAGCCGGCTCTCGGGCGACAGCCTGGAGCCGCTCACCCGGGACCATCGCCATGTTGTCTCCGAGAGCGACAGCTATCTCGGCCGCGCCATGGGGGCCGCTCCGTCGGTCGAGATTGATTATCTGCCGGTCGATCTCGCCCCCGGCGATGTGTTGTTGCTCACCACTGACGGGATTCACGATCATCTGCCGCAGCGCGCCGCCGCGGAATGTATCCGCGACAGCGCTTCGCTCGATGCGGCGGCGGAAGCGATCGCCGCGATCGCCCTCGAACATGGCAGCGACGATAATTTGACGGTCCAGATCGTTCGGATCGAGTCGCTCCCGGAAGCGACCGCGGAAGCGCCATCGACTGCCGAAGCCCAGCTTCCTCCGCCGCCCTTGCCGAACGCGGGGGATGTTCTGGACGGCTACAGGATCTTGCGCGCCCTGCACGCGAGCCATCGCAGCCACATCTTTCTCGCGTCGGCGCCCGACGGCCGTCAGGTCGTGCTCAAGATTCCCTCCCTCGACCAGCGGGAGGATGCCGCTTACCTGCGTCGTTTCGCGATGGAGGAATGGGTCGCCAGGCGGATCACAAGCCCCCACGTTCTCGCGGCGGTCCCATCACCCGAAGAAAGAACGGCCCTCTACACTGTCACCGAGTTCGTCTCCGGACGCACGCTTCGGCAATGGATGCGGGACCACCCCGCGCCGAACCTCGACAAGGTTCGCGACATTGTCCGTCAGATCGCGATGGGCCTGCGCGCCTTCCACCGTCAGGAGATGCTGCATCAGGATCTCCGCCCTGAGAATATCATGATCGACGACGAGGGAACGGTGAAGATCATCGACCTCGGATCGACCTATATCGCCGGAGTCGATGAAGCGGCTCCGGAACCGCAGGAAATCCTGGGGACGCTTCAATACACGGCCCCCGAATATTTCACGGGAGAGCCCGTGAACTGGTCCGCAGACCTCTTCTCTCTCGGGATCATCGCTTACGAAATGCTGACGGGCCGGCTGGCATATGGGACGACAGTTTCCAGGATCCGCAGCCGCCGCGATCTCGGCCGGCTCACCTATCGCAGCGCCTGCGGCGAGGACAACGTCGTGCCGGACTGGATGGACGAGGCGCTGCGGCGCGCCATCAGTCCGCATCCCTCGCGGCGCCAGGCGGCGCTTTCCGAGTTCGTCGGCGAGCTCTCCGCTCCGGGACCCGGCTGGCGTGCCCGGACCCAGCGCCCGTTCGCCGAACGCGATCCGGTCCGGTTCTGGAAGATCGTCTCGCTTGTACTCGCTCTGCTTGTCGTCGTGCTTCTCGTGCGGCTCGCGGACGGATTTTGA
- a CDS encoding ANTAR domain-containing response regulator encodes MNIVVIDQQKERASLIKEALGEAGFPDVVVLAETDRLLERLAELDPDAVLIDLEAPSRDMLEQMFEVSRQVKRPVAMFVDDSDESSIAAAVEAGVGAYVVNGLAKERIKPVMELAISRYNTFSRLQTELDAAKAALTERKLIDRAKGILMKMKGIEEEEAYKLLRNTAMNQNRRIAEIAESIVTAAELLQK; translated from the coding sequence ATGAATATTGTCGTCATAGACCAGCAAAAGGAGCGCGCCAGCCTGATAAAGGAAGCGCTCGGAGAAGCTGGCTTTCCGGACGTCGTCGTACTCGCGGAAACCGACCGCCTTCTGGAACGGCTCGCAGAGCTCGATCCGGATGCGGTGCTGATCGATCTGGAAGCGCCCAGCCGCGACATGCTGGAGCAAATGTTCGAGGTATCGCGCCAGGTGAAACGGCCGGTCGCGATGTTTGTCGATGATAGCGACGAGAGCTCGATCGCCGCCGCTGTCGAAGCGGGCGTCGGCGCCTATGTGGTGAACGGGCTGGCCAAGGAACGGATCAAGCCGGTCATGGAACTGGCGATCAGCCGCTACAACACTTTCAGCCGGCTTCAGACCGAACTTGATGCGGCAAAAGCCGCGCTCACCGAACGCAAACTGATCGATCGGGCAAAAGGCATCCTGATGAAGATGAAGGGGATCGAGGAAGAGGAGGCCTACAAACTGCTGCGGAACACGGCGATGAACCAGAACAGGCGGATCGCCGAGATCGCGGAGAGCATCGTGACCGCAGCGGAGTTGCTGCAGAAATGA
- a CDS encoding PAS domain-containing protein: MTPEIVWGSARDERRLLDAETVPARHPVRLFHEYYLSRRERDGYLDRKALDPAELVTLLPWVQILEEMEDGSFNHRLIGTAVTDLVGLDNTGKPFGYGISDDFKELRLEEFQAAFRTGDPVFSRSSLMQDDRSFITVIRGVFPGKAGRRRLVYMPLAAEEKRLYE; the protein is encoded by the coding sequence TTGACGCCGGAGATCGTATGGGGCTCGGCCAGGGACGAGCGGCGCCTGCTTGACGCGGAGACGGTTCCCGCGCGTCATCCGGTGCGGCTGTTCCACGAATATTATCTCTCGCGGCGCGAACGCGATGGCTATCTTGACCGTAAAGCCCTCGATCCCGCGGAATTGGTCACGCTTTTGCCCTGGGTTCAGATCCTCGAGGAGATGGAGGACGGAAGTTTCAATCACCGTCTGATCGGCACGGCGGTGACCGACTTGGTCGGGCTCGACAATACCGGAAAACCGTTCGGATACGGCATCAGCGACGATTTCAAGGAGCTGCGTCTCGAGGAGTTCCAGGCCGCGTTTCGGACTGGCGATCCTGTCTTTTCCAGATCCTCCCTGATGCAGGATGACCGAAGCTTCATCACCGTGATACGGGGCGTTTTCCCCGGCAAGGCGGGCCGCCGGCGCTTGGTCTATATGCCCCTCGCGGCGGAAGAAAAGCGTTTGTACGAGTAA
- a CDS encoding CmpA/NrtA family ABC transporter substrate-binding protein encodes MTAIRIGFIPLVDAAPLVALKEIGFAREEGIEVSLHREISWSNIRDKLAVGLYDASHLLAPMALATNLGLAGPPADLVVPYVLNLNGDVVCATTDFLHAVGLPANASPSAISEKIRAGTLGRPVTFGVPFFFSTHHFLLRYWLAAEGIDPAKDVRIEVIPPPLMPEAIANGVIDGMMVGEPWGSVSVDMGTASIFLSATDIWAGAPEKVFGMRRRWTEENADAVHALLRALYRASNWAQDPGNRVTLSELLAKESYLDLSAEVIERALSGALTRTPQGLQERVERFMVFQSGASSFPWLSQALWFLDQMERWGFMKVTPEHRRLVRNIMAPNLYRESLSPLGIDVPSANAKLEGSLSEPTPAASAAGRLFLDPDRFCDGAIFDPDLVA; translated from the coding sequence ATGACGGCAATCCGCATCGGTTTCATCCCCCTCGTCGACGCGGCGCCGCTTGTGGCGCTGAAAGAAATCGGTTTCGCCCGCGAAGAAGGGATCGAGGTTTCCCTGCACCGGGAGATTTCCTGGTCCAACATCCGCGACAAGCTGGCCGTCGGCCTCTATGACGCCTCGCATCTGCTGGCTCCGATGGCGCTCGCGACCAATCTTGGCCTTGCCGGCCCCCCCGCCGATCTGGTGGTGCCGTATGTGCTGAACCTGAACGGGGATGTGGTCTGCGCGACAACCGATTTCCTGCATGCTGTTGGCCTGCCGGCGAACGCATCGCCAAGTGCGATCTCGGAGAAGATCCGCGCGGGGACACTCGGCCGTCCGGTGACCTTTGGCGTGCCGTTCTTCTTCTCGACCCATCATTTCCTGCTGCGCTACTGGCTTGCCGCCGAGGGCATCGATCCGGCGAAGGATGTACGGATCGAGGTCATTCCGCCGCCGCTGATGCCGGAGGCGATCGCCAATGGAGTCATCGACGGCATGATGGTGGGCGAGCCCTGGGGCTCCGTCTCGGTCGACATGGGCACGGCCTCGATCTTTCTTTCCGCGACGGATATATGGGCCGGCGCTCCGGAGAAAGTCTTCGGCATGCGCCGGCGCTGGACGGAAGAGAATGCGGATGCCGTCCATGCCCTGCTCCGCGCGCTTTACCGCGCATCGAATTGGGCGCAAGACCCGGGTAATCGCGTCACCCTGTCCGAACTGCTGGCGAAGGAGAGCTATCTCGATCTCTCCGCCGAAGTCATCGAACGGGCTCTCTCCGGTGCCCTGACCCGGACGCCGCAAGGTCTGCAAGAGCGTGTCGAGCGATTTATGGTTTTCCAGAGCGGCGCGTCGAGCTTCCCCTGGCTGTCACAGGCGCTATGGTTCCTTGACCAGATGGAGCGCTGGGGCTTCATGAAAGTAACACCCGAGCACCGACGGCTGGTGCGGAACATCATGGCGCCGAATCTCTATCGCGAATCCCTGAGCCCTCTCGGAATCGACGTACCGAGCGCGAATGCGAAACTGGAAGGCTCGCTTTCCGAGCCGACGCCCGCGGCATCCGCGGCGGGCCGGCTTTTTCTGGACCCGGACCGGTTCTGCGACGGCGCGATTTTCGATCCGGATCTTGTCGCCTGA
- a CDS encoding PAS domain-containing protein: MTPKANVSEKPFENVSSPLLREAFRLWQEKRRDRPMASRADFDPLEMPGLLPLIILLDVEGSRNRMKVRLAGTKIVEMFGSDYTGSYLDEIDFGDVREKVLREYGLAVTEKRPVFSDHSFRKPDDYRHKIERAILPLSNDGESVNMLLAVLDFERQTDLEDGY; the protein is encoded by the coding sequence GTGACCCCGAAAGCGAACGTCTCCGAAAAACCGTTCGAGAATGTGAGTTCTCCACTGCTGCGCGAAGCCTTCCGGCTTTGGCAGGAAAAACGGCGGGACCGGCCGATGGCCAGCCGTGCCGACTTCGACCCGCTGGAAATGCCCGGGCTCCTTCCCTTGATTATCCTTTTGGATGTCGAAGGCTCCCGGAACCGGATGAAAGTGCGGCTTGCCGGCACGAAGATCGTCGAGATGTTCGGCAGCGACTATACCGGCAGCTATCTGGACGAGATCGACTTCGGCGACGTCCGGGAAAAGGTGCTGCGCGAATACGGTCTGGCCGTCACGGAGAAGCGCCCGGTATTCTCGGACCATTCCTTTCGCAAGCCCGACGACTATCGCCACAAGATCGAACGCGCGATCCTGCCGCTCTCGAACGATGGGGAATCCGTCAACATGCTGCTGGCGGTGCTCGATTTCGAACGCCAGACGGACCTCGAAGACGGCTATTGA
- the cynS gene encoding cyanase: MTLENKEDVTVLILKFKRAAGLTWEGIAEKIGMSPVWTHSACMGMNAMPKDKAEALVKVLALPQEAALILEESPTKVWEQRVPTDPCIYRLYEIVGVYGPTIKALIHEKFGDGIMSAIDFDMSVTRVENPKGDRVKIEMSGKYLAYNSW, from the coding sequence ATGACTCTCGAAAACAAGGAAGATGTCACTGTTCTGATCCTCAAGTTCAAACGGGCTGCCGGGCTCACCTGGGAGGGGATTGCGGAAAAGATCGGCATGAGCCCGGTCTGGACCCACTCGGCCTGCATGGGCATGAACGCCATGCCGAAGGACAAGGCCGAAGCTCTGGTCAAGGTGCTCGCGCTGCCGCAGGAGGCCGCCCTGATCCTTGAGGAAAGCCCGACCAAGGTCTGGGAACAGAGGGTTCCGACCGATCCCTGTATCTATCGCCTCTACGAGATCGTCGGCGTCTATGGGCCAACCATTAAGGCGCTGATCCACGAGAAGTTCGGTGACGGCATCATGTCCGCGATCGATTTCGACATGTCCGTGACCCGGGTGGAGAACCCGAAAGGCGACCGGGTGAAAATCGAGATGTCCGGAAAATATCTCGCCTACAATTCCTGGTAA
- a CDS encoding formate/nitrite transporter family protein has product MAYIVPSEFAAKMIDAGESKVFMSTKDTLIRAYMAGAILALAAAFAVTVAVNTGQFLIGALLFPVGFCTLYLLGFDLLTGVFTLCPLALLDKRPGVTLGGVLRNWGQVFVGNFAGAFTVAVFMAIIFTFGFSEEPNAVGQKIGVIGESRTVGYADHGWAGMLTLFIRAVMCNWMVSTGVVAAMMSSSVSGKVIAMWMPILIFFYLGFEHSIVNMFLFPSGLLLGGDFTWGDYLLWNEIPTVIGNLVGGLTFVGATIYATHYKTSPKRNEIQTASTSARMPAE; this is encoded by the coding sequence ATGGCTTACATCGTCCCGTCCGAGTTCGCGGCGAAGATGATCGACGCAGGTGAGTCGAAAGTCTTCATGTCGACCAAGGACACTTTGATCCGGGCCTATATGGCCGGCGCCATCCTTGCCCTTGCCGCCGCGTTTGCGGTCACCGTCGCGGTGAATACCGGTCAGTTCCTGATCGGAGCGCTGCTCTTCCCGGTCGGTTTCTGCACCCTCTACCTTCTTGGTTTCGACCTGTTGACCGGTGTCTTCACACTCTGCCCACTGGCCTTGCTCGACAAGCGTCCGGGCGTGACGCTTGGCGGCGTGCTCCGGAATTGGGGCCAGGTCTTCGTCGGCAATTTCGCGGGCGCCTTCACGGTCGCCGTATTCATGGCCATCATCTTCACGTTCGGCTTTTCCGAAGAGCCGAATGCTGTCGGCCAGAAGATCGGCGTAATCGGCGAGTCGCGGACGGTCGGTTATGCCGACCATGGCTGGGCCGGCATGCTGACGCTCTTCATCCGTGCGGTGATGTGTAACTGGATGGTTTCGACCGGCGTCGTCGCAGCGATGATGTCGAGTTCGGTCTCCGGCAAGGTCATCGCCATGTGGATGCCGATCCTGATCTTTTTCTATCTCGGCTTCGAGCACTCCATCGTGAACATGTTCCTGTTCCCGTCGGGACTGCTGCTTGGCGGCGATTTCACCTGGGGCGATTACCTGCTCTGGAACGAAATCCCGACGGTGATCGGCAACCTGGTCGGCGGCCTGACATTCGTCGGCGCGACGATCTACGCCACCCACTACAAGACCTCGCCGAAGCGGAACGAGATCCAAACCGCTTCGACCTCGGCCCGCATGCCGGCCGAATAA